The Silene latifolia isolate original U9 population chromosome Y, ASM4854445v1, whole genome shotgun sequence sequence TGCTTCTGAAATTGAAGATCCTCAGGTTGATATTCAACTTGATGATCACGTTTTGGATGCAGATGTTGAAATCAGACCGTTTTCATTGAGTAATGGCATGGATTCAATTGCGGAAGAAGATTCTGATGATGGGAGCGTATGGACGAAGTTTCGCGTTCGGAGTTCGCAACATCGATAGGGTAAGTCCTCTGCGATTGACTAGTCTTGTAATCGATGCGGAATTAGAATTCTGGTCTCTTTGCGGTGTCTTTATTACGTGTTGGGTGCTAACCCACCGTTCAAAATAATTGATGGATTTTGAAGCGGAGTGCGGGGATATACGATTATGATCGAATCTTTTTTCATTCGAACGGTATATTCCTGGTTCGTTTCAAAACAGAAGAAATGAAGTTCTGAGTCTTACAATCGGGGCTTTTTTTTGATAATAAACTGTAGTAGTTAAGGAGTGGTCTCCTTCGCTAAAGCGGTTCGTGAGGTTATTGATATGGTGCCTATTTGGGTTAGATTCTATGGGCTTCCTCGAAGTTTTTTGGGGTAATGTGATGAAGATTGCGGGATTGGTAGGGAAGCCAGTTCGTTGTGATAGCAATACTCAATTAAAAACCTTCATTGGGCATGCGAGAGTAATGGTTGAGGTTAAAATGGGTGGAGATTTACCTGATGTGATTGAGTTTACTGATGAACTTGATGTCACCCACAGGCAAATTGTTCACTATGAATGGAGACCAACAATTTGTGCTGATTGTAAAGGAGTTGGGCATTTGGTGAGAGATTGTAGGAAAAAACAACAGCCTGTGAAGCATGTGAAGAAAGTGTGGGTGCCTAAAGAAAGGGCACAACAACCTGTTGTTGTACCTGCTCCACCTGCACCAAATCCACCTGTCAGGCAATTGGTTGTGCAGCCTCGTTCTCAGCCTGTGCTCTCCAGAGGTTTAGTAACTCCCCAACCAGTTGCTTTTACCCCTTTCTCACCTATAAGGGTGCTTACTAAGTTCTCAAGGCAGGGTGGTATGAGCACTGGCACTGGGAGAAGGACTTTTCTGGAAGTTTTGGAACATTCAGTTCAGTATAGGAAAGTGGTAGAGGAGGAAATGGCTGGTGCTAGCACATTAATTGAGAATGGGTAGCATAGGATTTTGGAATGTGCGGGGTCTGAATAGTGTAAATAAACATAAGGACATTAGATGGTTTTTACACTCGAATAACATTGGAGTTTTTGGTTTTTTAGAGACTAGAGTTAGGAGTTCTGCTATTAATAAAGTGCATCAGAGCATTGGTTCTCAATGGACTATGGTGCATAATAATGATAGTCATGAGGGTGGTCGTATTTGGATCATTTGGGATTCTGGAAATTATGATGTTGCTGTGATAGAGAGTGAGGCTCAGGTGATTCATACCAAAGTCACCTACCTGCCTACAGGTGCTGTGTGGTGGATGTCAATGGTGTATGGTTTTAATAGACTTGCTGATCGTGCTATTTTATGGCACTCTATAAAAACTATGAAGGGTTGTATTAATGGGCCATGGGTAGTCATGGGGGATTTCAATAATGTTTTGGCTATGAATGAAAGAATAGGATCTGAGGTCTCTTTCTTTGAAGTGAGGAGTTTCGTGGAGTGTGTGGATGTGTGTGGGTTGAATGACATCCCTGCTCAGGGTGCTTTTTTCACTTGGACCAATAAACAGGAGGTTGGGGATCTGAAATTTAGTAGAATTGATAGAGCACTAGTGACTGATGAGTGGCTCCTTCAATTTCCTAACACCATTACTATGTTTCACCCGGAAGGTTTATTTGACCATTGTCCTTGTACAATGACAATGAACCCTGATGTTGCAAGGAACAAGACCACTTtcaaatactttaatatgtggggcaAGGATCCTGGGTTTCTGAAAATCATACAAGAAGTATGGAATATTCCTTTGTATGGGTATAAAATGTTTCAGTTGGCTAAAAGGTTAAAAATGCTTAAGAAACCTCTGAAGGATCTTAATTCTGAAGCGTATGCTGGTATTGAAACATCTTCTAAGGTGGCCTTGCTTCACCTTCACAGGATGCAGGGTCAGTTGCAGCTTGATCCTACTAACCTTGGATTCCAACAGCAAGTGAAGGAGGCTACTGAACTTTACAGAGATAGGGAGGGTGCTTTGAGGAGCTTCCTGTCCCAGAAAGCAAAAGCTCAATGGCTAAGTGAAGGAGATGATAACACACTATTTCCATAGTGTTATCAAGGCTAGGAGGATGCAAaataggatcctggggattcatGATTTGGAGGGTAATAATCATACTACTCCTACTGCAATTCAGGGGGCATTTATTAGTTACTATAAGTCTTTGCTGGGTTCTAACAGGAGGGTAACTAAGGTTCATAAGGGCACTGTTCAACAGGGGAAGCTGGTAACCAATGCACACTGTGTTGTGCTTACCTCACCTGTGACTGATAAGGAAATCAAGGATGCTCTTCAATCCATTCCTGCTAATAAAGCGCCTAGGCCTGATGGTTTTTCCTCTCAGTTTTTCAGAGATTCTTTTGATGTCACTAGGAAGGATATTATTGGGGCAGTGCAGGAATTCTTCTCATCTGGTAAAATGCTCAAGCAGATCAACTCCACTACACTAACTCTTATCCCTAAGAAGGCCAGGCCTAATACAGTGGCGGATTTTAGACccattgcttgttgtaatgtggtttataaaATTATCTCCAAAGTGATTTTCACTAGACTTGCCACTGTTCTACCTGATGTTATCAGTGAGACTCAAAGTGCGTTCATTAAAGGGAGGGACATAGTTGATAATATACTCATTTGCCATGACCTTTTTAGATTGTACAGAAGGAAGGCTTGTTCTCCTAGATGTATGATGAAGGTGGACCTAAAAAAGGCGTATGATTCTATTGAGTGGGATTTTATCAAGCAGATGTTGCAGGCTCTTAATTTCCCAGACCAAATGATTCAATGGATTATGGAGTGTGTTACCACTCCTtggtatactttttttttttttgggaaaggtaaGCTTCTCATTAAAATAGAATGTCCCAATTACAAACAATATCACCATTCAGAATAATAACCTTACATTAGGTCTTCTGAAGGTGATCTAGCCAAACTAACACATTTGCATTTCGAGTTTTAACATCACACTGTCTAAGTCTCATCTTAACTTCATGCTTCACCCTGTCAACAAGGACTATTGGTCGCCATAAAAAGCCATCCACTCTGCTAGTATTCCTCATCTGCCACTCCTTGGTATACTTTGTCTCTTAATGGGTCAAATTTTGGGTATTTCCAAGGAAGCAGAGGGATTAGGCAGGGTGATCCTATGTCCCCTCTTTTGTTTACTATTTGCATGGAGTACCTCAGCAGGATACTGGTTTATGCTACTAATTCTATGGAGTTTAATTACCATCCACTCTGTAGAGCAATTAGACTGAATCATCTGTGCTTTGCAGATGATCTTCTAATGTTATGTAGGGGTGACAAGACTTCCATTATTACTATTCTTAGAGCATTTGCCACTTTCTCTAAAGCTTCAGGTTTGGAGATTAACCGTGAGAAGTCTGATATTTACTTCAATGGTATGAGCAATGAGACTAGTCACTATGTATTAAATGTATCTGGATTCAAAGAGGGCCAATTTCCATTCAGGTATCTTAGCATTTCTATCTCATATAAAAGAATGGCTATGGGTGATTGTTCTAGGCTGGTTGAGAAGATTGTGCAGAAAATTCGTGGTTGTGGTGCTAGAAAACTAAGCTATGCTGGTAGGCTTGTTCTGGTTCAGGCTGTCTTGACTCAACTTCATTGCTTTTGGACTCGTATTTTCCTCATCCCTGCTACTGTGATGGACAGGATTAACAATATTTGCAGAAATTATCTGTGGTGTGGGTCTGATGAGTTTCATAAGACTCCATCTGTGGCTTGGGATAGGGTCTGTACAGGGAAAAAGTATGGAGGTCTTGGCattgttaatggtaaaaattgaAATGTGGCTATGTTGGGCAAGTATGTGTGGTGGTTAGCTGAGAAAACTGATCACTTATGGATTCGTTGGGTCAGCCACATGTACATCAAAGGACAAAATTGGTTGGATTATTCTCCCACTGTAAGTTCCAGCTGGACTTGGAGGAAAATCTGCCAAGTTAAGGATTTGCTCAAACCTGGTTTCTGTCATGGCAAATGGTGTACCAATGGTGGGGTCTATAGTGTGTCTCACGGGGTATAAGCGGCTTCGTGGTAGTCTGCTTCGATTACCATGGTACCCTATAATTTGGAACAGATTTAATCTTCCCAAACACTCCATTATAGGGTGGCTGGCTATCCAATGTCGACTCTTGACAAAGGATAGAATGTTCAGATTTGGCATAATTGCTGATGGGCACTGTGATATGTGCTTGGATCATTTGGAGGACCATACTTATTTACTGTATGGATGTCGGTTTAGCTCCTGCTGCTGGAAGATGCTTGCTGCCTGGTTAAATGTTTCTTTCCCTGCAACTGGAATCCTGGACTGGTGTATAAGGTGGAGATGTAGGTCTCTGATGAAAAAACAAATTGTTATTGCTGCTATTATGGCCATGATCTATCAGATTTGGAATGCCCGCAACATTTGCAGAGTGGATAATAAGTTGGTTCATCCTTCTTATGCGGTTCGAGCTGTTACTGATTTGGTTCAGAGTAGAGGTCAAGCATGGAAGTGGTCGTCTAAATTCCAACGAATGCATTGGGTACCTTGGATGTAACTAGTGTTATGTTCTTTTCGTTGGTGTAAAAGTGAGTGTAATTGGTGATTTTGTACTTAAATTcctaattattaatataatttttcacatttcaccaaaaaaatagGTTAAATAAAACTCATCTCCTCTATAAATAGGATGACGACTAACACTTTTTTACTTACGGTTCTCTCATTTTCTGAATCTCTCTAATCTCTCTCCACTGTAACTTTGctcttcctttaatctcttgctagtggatttgttctttacgccgaaattcttgtgattgtaatctttctttcctTATTAATCTTAATCTATTATTTCCTTGCTTTATTCCTGGTTTCTCTATatattaatttctgccctaattcatcTTATACATAATTATTGTTGTTCTATCATGCCTTTAAttagtttattcattattattagtattgacaacattagtaatatgaatagctaaattctcttatgtcgggattagggaatccatggtaggattgtgacgatgtagcgaataggctagataatttatatgtgagaatctgtccccatagcaatataactgtacaccaatttagttgaatgcatgcttctaaattacattattctggttaatttcgttcttggatcggaagattggaatgaacagacctgctatgaacagcagactaccctaatgaggacggaagttaagttagtggaattctaggatagaaagtggagcggaaggacctttccattatccttctcacagtagattgtctaggctatttgcaactgagttgattgactaccatggtgaaccgaaatcctgacatattctctcttatctgttatctttatcacattttctgcctttatttctctttccgttaatcttcagtagtttagaaatcaattaaaacccccactgtgaccttagacagaccgagtagacaagtggatagtgaccgcctccctgtggagatcggccctacttactgctagttttgttagtgtaactaggtattttatttttggtacctgacgacggtatcaaattttggcgccattgccggggagacAACTActgtatttatttgtttaattttgtctgtctttagcctcaaaggatttttcccttgaggtcgttctaatctttttctttagtgcagttttgataggccctacaggtcctacctagacagttctaggtaaaagatcgtcaaagggaagtcttgagtacctttgacccgtcacctatgttccgttatatggcgcagcaggtgatttattgtgggagatgtggtgctgctgagcacaatgcagccttttGCATGGCAGAGAACGACGAGGTCTACGCGTTCATGCACCGTAGACAAGCTAGCCATTCCGCTGTAGTTATGCCACCACATCTACCTTACCAACGAGGCTATCACAAGCCTCcttttgtctggccaccgcaacaacaaacccTTCCTCCCGTTGAAGAGAATGAAGGGGCCGCCGAATTGAAGTCTATGGTAAAAGCACTTGTGCTTCAAATGCAAGAAAGCGATAAATCTAGGGAAGCTCACCTCAAGCTACTTGAATCTCAAGTAGATCAATTATTTGCCGAGTTGGATTCTAGCGACTCAGAGACAGAATATGCTGTTTTTCCTGTCAGTAGTCTTTCCCATGAAAGACCCGAGTTGTCTAGTGATGATGAAGACATTTATGACTCAGAAATTAAAGGTGATAATGAATATGAAGCTTTTCTCAAGCACTTCACCACGGTCCAGCCTAACCCACTCAATCGAACAatccacattgctcgatcgagtaaattctaTGATGAggaagtcgatcgagtagatttaactGCTCGATTGAATGGTTTGTGTGAAGAAGCCTCTCGATAGAGTTCCatagctgctcgatcgagtagtttagccAGAGAGAGCAATGAAACGTCATTTGGGTTCGTTTTGGGTGACGATTTTTATGAAgacaatggatacggtgaatctcccgTTTTTAAAgctgagctggatgcgcttgaggctgcgatttacgagACGATATCCACAAaggagggtgacgagaagacagctgagtcggtaattgctcctagcacggatgaggtaatatattcttttgtcaatgattccgactgtgagagcaacccacctcaggtagttaacgataattatattattatttgtttaaacagtacattgcctcatttgacttatgcttcgtatttcaatactataccccctcccagttggtcatttaatttaacagtttttcaccgtacttgtcgTTAGAAATTTGTCAACCTGAATCGGCACCCTAGGTTATTGATAATTGCTCCCGAGCTCTTTTATTTtgttgacaaatttaggagctctcataagaaatttgttagacttaaacgtttATACATGTTAATTTCCTATGTTTCTATtatactttggtgctacttatgctcttgtgtagcacatgcgcagttatatgatctactgttaagagctttgagttgctttgattctgACTAACTGGAGCAGCTGTCGaggaaaagaaggtcgagctgggacctaattgaaactagcgctacccgggaggcaacccggagatttttattttcagttttttttcGAACCTTAAATTTCTTTTtagttgtaataattggtcttctcgatcgagtgctctacttccttcgatcgaacactttggtagctgattgtactcgatcgagtattctatcTTCTCGATCGAAGTACCACGAGTAGATTCGTTTTGTTTTGCTTCCTGTGACGCTGTTctggagctattagtgacctcccatgttgctggctggtttggggaggtccctacttcgcgtattcttgtaagttttccgcatcttcactctcctcttttagtttgcatttcctttccatgttttggtacaatgagggtattgtacggtttggttttgCGAGGTTATGCAaccatatttgtgtctgcatgttgtttttattgcatttctgttatcacgtttaatttctgtatgcattgcattgttatttccataaatttcaaaaaatctcataaaaattgaaaaattagaaaaaattcaaaaaattcacatttcatttagcatataggttgaatcggaacggtagatttccgtgatgaaattgcactgcaattgtctttttgcttaagccttgcataaattaatatcttttacctttgtcattttgcatatctacgagttaatgttaaatttagctgaacgaatagacttgacctggaaattttggcaagctacttataatttctaagatttagagccttataaactggtgtcatttatgaccagtctcatgtaggattgtgagtagttactccttgcatatcatgtaacattaatttgcacgtatatgaaattaaATTGCTTTTTGCcaacatacattcgggttagtggttggtatcacatgcagggaggtgcttacaatttccctttctttcatttttacccatttaaacaccacattagccaaatttgcctgttgacccttaactacattccaaatttagcctgccttgtcaagctagtttagtgtatgtttttgcggtatatattttattgtgccgagtttggcttgtaccactgatttggagttggtaatttatgaagaaaaaaaagaagaaaaaaaaaacgtgaaaaaaagaaaaagaagaaaaagaaaagaattgaaaaaaaaaagacgaaaaatgatgaaagaaagaaaccgaaaaaaatagaaagaaaagaaagaaaaataaaaaagatgttgtttgatgagacggtttctgctcctatgctttatttacatttattgaggagtattatcagttcggtttggtgaggtttgtgccaaatgaagggcatatgcgcttaattctataattgagttggaaacggatgttgttatatggtattgtttaggtactagcttggccgcctatacctccacatttccataaatgttttgccctttcttacTCATTTCCTCACTTTACCataatttttgtaagccctcggctgtgaaaagaccttgtttggttggaatgtgtgtacggtagctagaattgtctatcatattagttgcatgcatgtttatgtgggtcgtagtctaggtgagagactatatttatttctctcttacatatatatgttcagcctttgcttcatgagagaagagtgacccgcgagagtccattattaaaagtcttgcaaggtcgacggttcagctttattataaacatcttacaacttgtttgcatttgactgtttcctataagtgttagtttgcttgcattaaattggtttaagtgggcatttatagctagctctgagttatcttttccgttcccatagtttgcatttagtttactcgagcaCGAGTAAAGGTtttgtttggggagatttgatacgtgtattttatatagtcctttttggcctttttatgcacgtatttctatgctattatcgtagttttatgctacgaaatgccccgaatatgctactttggtttgttttgttctatttgcaggtatgaaccggaaaggagcataatcaagcctaaaacatgtccatatgcattcatttaggagattagttgagtcggagcttgcaaactactattttgagatgcgcaatgaagtaagatagctaggcgagcaaaggaagaacttcaaattactagtgcctattttgaaaagccatatctcgagttctacaaattATTtacaggtgattccaattggagatgaaagtctgtcctcttaactttccaacgccactggaatcgccctgtttgcccaagtaacgaagaaatgacagccgtttgaagttcagtgcgcgaagtaggaattgtgcgctggaaagtactcgatcgagtacaattatgttcgatcgactcctttttctactcgatcgagtagttgcattttagggtttactcgatcgagtatttatttcactcgatcaagtggtttgagcttaatttttctcgatcgagtggctttaaatcactcgatcgagtggaatcgcttatgggctcgggctttttgctttattttgtaattaggttaaataaaactcGTCTCCTCTATAAATTGGATGACGACTAACACTTTTTTACTTACGCTTCTCTCATTTTATGAATCTCTCTAATCTCTCTCCACTGTAACTTTGctcttcctttaatctcttgtttgtggatttgttctttacgccggaattcttgtgattgtaatctttcttcccTTATTAATCTTAATCGATTATTTCCTTGCTTTAATCCTGGTTTCTCTATatattaatttctgccctaattcatcTTATGCATAATTATTGTTGTTCTATCATGCCTTTAAttagtttattcattattattagtattgacaacattagtaatatgaatagctaaattctcttatgtcgggattagggaatccatggtaggattgtgacgatgtagcgaataggctagataatatatatgtgagaatctgtccccatagcaatataactgtacaccaatttagtttaatgcatgcttctaaattacattaatctggttaatttcgttcctggatcggaagattggaatgaacagtagaataccctaatgaggacggaagttaagttagtggaattctaggatagaaagtggaccggaaggacctttccattatCCTTCTCACactagattgtctaggctatttgcaactgagtcgattgactaccatagtgaaccgaaatcctgacatattctctcttatctgttatctttatcacattttctgcttttatttctcttttcgtTAATCTtaagtagtttagaaatcaattaaaacccccactgtgacctttgacagaccgagtagacaagtggatagtgaccgcctccctgtggagatcgaccctacttactgctagcttctgttagtgtaactaggtattttatttttggtacctgacgacggtatcacacATCACTTTGTTTTACACCATATCCATAACCAAAAGGATGTGTAGGGGTATCCTTGCCATACATTACTTTGTTAAAGGCTTCATTCTCAAGTTGTACACGAGATTTGGAATTAGATGGGTGCATGACAGTTTCCATATCAATACTATCATCTACATCAAtctacataaaataaaatatattataGATCATAATAAGTATATTAAGATAATTTCAATCTATAGCAAGAAAAAATACTACTGGTTGCCAGCATGGGGGGACAGAACGCAAAACAACAAGAGTCAACAAAAAAAATGTTGATCGTCTTCGAGACAATAATAACTCAGAATTAAACATGGTACCCAGAGATTCCATTATTTCCCTAGGGATTTGATATAGCTGAAAAGTATACAGAATCACTCACATTATAGATTCTTCCATCAATCTACCATAGTCGGTCCCATTCCACAAACTTCTTAATTTCTTGTTACGCAGCATATCCGAACTAAAACTGACATCATCATCAATTCCTTTGCTATCAACTTTTTCCACCAGCTCAAAGTTGTTTTTTGACAAGTGATTACTGGTATTCATTTATCCAAACCAAACACTTTAGTTTACATGAAACTAAACAAACAAGCAATGGCAGTGTGCTAATGAAAACAAATTAGCTACACAGGAGCATAACACAGGATCTCAACTTAGAGTTGAATGCCAATGTTTCTCTGCGTGTTTTGGGATTGACAAACACTTTAGTTTACATGAAACTAAACAAACAACCAAAAGATTGAAAAACACAAACTTTGGTGTGTTTTGGGATCTGTCATTCACTATCATCTGATGGTACTGAGTAAATTGCTTACCAAGGAAATAGGACATGCTTTCCAAGAAATCCTCTGTCACAGTGTCTTTTAAAAATGTTCAATCTTTCTTACGATGCGTTTACTTGAAAATCTACAAAATACTTGGttctcttttattcttttcttccTGTTGGTCACACAATAATAGTAAATAAAAAGCTGATCGAGCATATAATACATTTCAAATTGAATATACATGAGAAGTTACAGCAGCCTGTTTACTAGCAGCTTGTGTACTAACAGCTTCTGTAGTAGCTAAAGCACAAACTTGTGTTGATGGACCTGATGGTGTAGCAGATGAGAAGTTTGCAGTGTACGGACTATTAGTAGGAAAGGGCAATGAATATTTGGACTTCAAATTATTGGTATGAGGCGAAATATGAGGCTGTGTACTAGGGGCTTGTGTTGCAGCTAAAACTTGTGACGATGAGCTTGATGTAGCAGAGGTGTGGGGCGATTAGAAGCAACGGGCGATGAAGATTTGAACTCCAAATGATTGGT is a genomic window containing:
- the LOC141630577 gene encoding uncharacterized protein LOC141630577; this translates as MGFLEVFWGNVMKIAGLVGKPVRCDSNTQLKTFIGHARVMVEVKMGGDLPDVIEFTDELDVTHRQIVHYEWRPTICADCKGVGHLVRDCRKKQQPVKHVKKVWVPKERAQQPVVVPAPPAPNPPVRQLVVQPRSQPVLSRGLVTPQPVAFTPFSPIRVLTKFSRQGGMSTGTGRRTFLEVLEHSVQYRKVVEEEMAETRVRSSAINKVHQSIGSQWTMVHNNDSHEGGRIWIIWDSGNYDVAVIESEAQVIHTKVTYLPTGAVWWMSMVYGFNRLADRAILWHSIKTMKGCINGPWVVMGDFNNVLAMNERIGSEVSFFEVRSFVECVDVCGLNDIPAQGAFFTWTNKQEVGDLKFSRIDRALVTDEWLLQFPNTITMFHPEGLFDHCPCTMTMNPDVARNKTTFKYFNMWGKDPGFLKIIQEVWNIPLYGYKMFQLAKRLKMLKKPLKDLNSEAYAGIETSSKVALLHLHRMQGQLQLDPTNLGFQQQVKEATELYRDREGALRSFLSQKAKAQWLSEGDDNTLFP